The genomic stretch CAGGTGAAGAAGCCCAAAGGGTAGCTTCATGCTACACTGCATGCATCCGGGACATTCTATCTGCAGTTTTCTAGATTATTTGAAAACAATGTAGAGTATTCTCCATGCAGCCTCTACATCTGAAGCcaggtaaaataacaaaacaatgtTGGCTTAATATTTGGTCTGTTGCATGGGAAATGTCTTGGAGAGTTCAAAATATTGGAACTCATTTGCTATTTGCAAAaatgcccctctctctcctccagtcACCTGCCTGACACCGGGCAGAGGTTGGTAAGGATGTATGTGTGGCCACAGTTGCTCCTTTCCTGGGGTAAGGGCATGTTGACAACGTGGCTGAGGGCCCAGGATGTGGAGGCCAATGGACCTGATATTCTGTTCTGACTCTGGTAACAACTTGACATTGGCAGGATTTTTAAGTTCTTCTAATCTTGGTGTTTTTGTCAGTCATAATGCATTCCTCAGAGAGGTTGCAAAGGGATTGTACCTATCCTGCCTGCTACCTGGTAAATACTCCACATATGCTGGGTTTTATTAAATTCCTGATCCTCTTAACCATCAGTGATGGAGGTTCCAAGTGAGATGTGAAATCAAACAAGAACACAGCAGACCCATCAGAATCACTTACAGAAATCATCTTTTTAAGACTTCTGCTCTCtgactgaaaacagaaaatgaccACATTCCTAATAGTTTTAATGGCCTAAGATGCTTTCACAAAACTCCATCAGGATAATGGGCTGTCTCATGGTGATCTGAAACCAGCAGAAGAAATATCTTTTCTATTCAGCTTTCCATTAGCTTATTTGCTATCTTACCCTCTGCGCACTGTCAGCCTTCACTGTAGGTGGGCTCTGAGGGAATAGCTACTGACCCTCAGTTGTCCTTTCAGAGTTGCTGCCAAGCATATTCTGCATTGCTCATGGAGCACCCTCCATTAGAACCTTTGGAGCTATTAATATACTTGTTGAAAACTGCTGGAAGCCCAGATTATTGTTCTTTTACccttctaattttctttgtgtCCATACCCTCTCTTGATGCCAGGAtcccttatttttaagaaatataccTTAGTCTCCTATTCCTCTTTCCGAAATAACCATTCCTCTTTCCAAAATCACCAGTGAGAGACAATGAGAATCATTCCATGGAAATGGTAATATTTAGCAAATACGTTTCCAGTATATATTCAAAAACTCATTTAAGAACAATTATTTTGGTACCACAGTTTTCATGACTATTTATCTCAAACACTACTTTCTGAACTGTGAACTGGATTAAAATACAtaccacagatttttttaaagcactttgcTTATTTTTGATGATATATTTGTAAATCTTTGTAAAATTTTGTAAAACTTAGAAAGGCAATCACTTAACTCCATCCTGAATCGTAAGTTCCATGAGCTGGGACTGGCTTCAGTCTTGTTGCATGCCCAGCACTTGGTCCAAGGCCTGGCACAAACAAGGCAGTCAAAAACATTGGTTGACTGATACACTTTAATCATACTCTGGAGGAAGAATTTTGTGTGAGATTAATAGAAAAATCCTCAGAAGAAGGGCAAAGTGATTTAGTAAACTGGTATTCTGGAActaaaggaaaaaccaaaattCTTGGGGAATAGTGTTAAGTCTCTTTGGGGAGAAAGCTACAGATCATCCTAGAATTCATACAAACTAGGAAGGGAAAGGTTGAGTGCAGTCTGAAATACAcccaaatttagaaaaacaaatataaacgcACCAAAAAAACTAAGTGATTTTGAGCTGCCTGCCTGGCTCACTCAGTAGAGcatatatgactcttgatctcagagtcatgagttcaagacccacttGGTTGGCAagtttactcaaaaataaaattaaaaagggggcctgggtggcccagttgagtaagcatctgactcttggtttctacttAGGCTGTTATCTGAGGTTTGTGGGAGGGAGCGCTGTGTCGGGTTCTGTGTTCATcatgggagtctgcttaggattctcttcctctccagtcTCTCCCTACCTcgctctaaaattaataaatatataataaaaaagtaaaattagattttaaaaaggtaagtgGTTTCACATATGAAACTCAAGAGCCACCTCTCAAAATTCCAATTCTGACCCTGCCATCAGATAATTTCCCCAGAAATCTGGGAGCCATCCAGAGGGCAGTGTTTACACTTGTCTACATGCCGAGGATCTATTCAGATGATGGGAGATAACAAAACCCAGGACAACTCTAAGATGAATATATGAGTATGTGAGAACCAAGGCATGAATAGGTTGAAGAAGACAGAATTGCTAAAATACACAGCTTCTGTAGATATTTCCAATCAAGAAGCCTCAATGAGCTTCAGGTCTACGCTAGGGGCTGAAGATTACAGACCTGACAGATGTCACAAGAGAACTGCAATTTTGcttccacttttctttcttcctttgggaAGAAGGGAACATTTATGGGGTACCTAAAAAGGGGTAGGTGCTGGGCTCAATAGTCCATACTAGTTATagcatttaatcttcacagcagccCGTGAAGTAGAGATCCCCATCACAAATATAGAAATGGCAAAACTAAACTAAGGTTCAGGGCAGTTAAGAACTTGCCTAAATCTACATGGTAATTGCTAAGCAGAGCCAGGATCCAATTCAAGTTTTCTGGAAGTCTTTCCACTAAACCACATTACCTTATTAAGCTGAAAAGTTTTGCATAAATATTGGTAATGGGAGAATATCTCTCGAAGAGATCATGAAAACATAAAACCACTGAAAGCTGTCCTAGACCAGATAAATTACATCTACAATCCTTGAGAAAAAATTAGTATGGTGACCTTTAAGGAATCATGGAGAATAGGTGATGAAAACGAACATATGAGACCCAGAAAGGAAGCACACTCTTGCTGGGCGGGGGCCAAATCTCTTCTGCCCGTATCTCCACCAACCAGCACAGACCCTCACACACAATGCTCAACATATGTTCAATAAGATACACTCCCTTTACAAATCTCAAGTATTGTCTGATAGATTAAGAGTTAAACTTATTTTGGAATAGTTCCAAGGGGGAGAAGTTCCCAGTTACAAGGGGATTTgctaaaatgaagacaaaattcaAGAAATAATGACCAGTTTGGGCAGTCTCAAAATAAATGGCAGTGTTTTATCagaagcggcggggggtgggaggttgggggaaccaggtggtaggtattagagagggcatggagggcaaaaacaaggaatactgttatgctgaaaaaaaataaataaaaataaataaaataaaataaaaagaaaagaaaggtagggAGTTGCCTATCATTAAGCTGCTCGATTTAGTATGAGAAGGAGGCAGAATGGATTTAGGACCTCACCTCTGTGATGGCTGTCAGTGGTCACCTTGTCTCCAGCCTAATGTCTTGTATCCCAGtcctgggggtgggaaggaggtagAGGGTTTGGGCAGTGGGGAAAAGGAGTTGGATGTTAAAGGTAAATGACAGAAAGGAAAGCAAGAGCTCTCCAACTGCTGCCCCGGAAGCTTCAATTCCTTCATTCCCAGGACTTAGAACTTGAGACTAGAATCTTTAGTATACCAGTTGTATCACACTTACAGGGAAGGCTTTCATCTGCTCTGGGAACTAATCACCACCAACAGCATTACTCAGGAAAATGAATTCCAGGCTTCCAATGACTGAGTTACACTCAACCTTCCACAACATACTCTAGTAAATTGGAGACTGCATAAATTTGCAACATTCtccttcacttcatttttttttcctaccaaagaGTAGGAATTTGTTAGTGTCCAGATCACCTGATGGTGACTTCTTTAATTGCTAACAATTCCAAAATCATGATCAAGTTAATTAACAGGCAATTACCTAAAATTTAGGCTTCCTAAAATTCTCTTCGTCCATGCCAATACCCAGCAActtagaaaaaagttaaaatgtagACATTCTCTttgcacaaagagaaaaaagtaggtgatttttaaatgaaatgattttagTAGTGCTGACATTTATAATTTCCTCTCCTCTCACACTAGATTCAGCGTAAGCATACTTCAGGATTAACTTCCTGTGACTGGAGGTCTTACATGATGGGCTTTACCATCCAGGGGATCACTCAAGCAAGCTGGTGGACAGAGGCAGTCTGAAAGACCAGAAGATCGGAAAGCTACCACGTCATGACTTTGCTGCCACCAAAAAACCAGAGAGAACAGGCATACTAACACACATACAAACCCAGTCCTGGTGTTAGACATGGCAAACCACAAATAAGTTTCTTCTCATGCAAAATAGGACAGATGATAGATATTTACACAATACAAATTAAGTACTGAAAATGAAGCTTTCCTTTGTGGAGGCGGCACCATGACTATGTGGTTTCAGGGAGGGTCCACACCACAGGTTTAACTTGCAACTCTGCAGAACCAAGTTGAAGAGAGCATAGAAAATGTGCTTTGGTAGAAACCTGGATATGTGAGAGGTtgctatgaaaaaaatgaaaacaggaatgatagaagtatattttcttttatatacaaAACTGAAGTCCCAAAAAATGGTTTGTTGAAGTAGCAATCAACAAGATGTGAaatcatttttcctttgctttggttAAAACAGCCAAGGAACGCCAATCAGTTCCCCTTCCACTAACAGCATATAAACACAGTGACAGGACTACTTTTAGAACAGAATAAACAACtgtaaagaaaggaaattaaattaattttaaactaaAGTAAACATTTTACCAATAAATAAGTCTCTTTAAAAGGTAGCATCTTCATCCTACAATCTTGGGCATAACATatacatcaatttaaaaaacaaaatttctccCACAATAGTAATTACAGGTGTTAATGCAACAAGCtatgaaatgaaattattttaatgcaacttgaaaaaaaattctaggatcaaaaataaaaattcttttaaaatgacagTTTTCTAAAATTGTACATTCTAAAATAATCAACTAATACTTTGTTACAGAAAGTAATTAAAACTATTTTGGTATTTCAATATATTCctaaagaaaaggttaaaaaaagtttCATACACCAAAACTGGAACAGTGTTTATAATTCTGTTTATGGCTATGAAATGGCAATCAAATTCTGCTTAAAACTGTAACCACCAATGATgaaatatacttcaaaaaaataaacatttggtcTTATAATCTTTAATATTGGTTAGAAAACAGACTAATGTTTGCTGCTCATGGAAGTTATTTTAATccaatgtgcaaaaaaaaaaaaaaagtgcagctgTCTACTTTTACTTGAAATACATAAGACCAACACTTCTACACTATTTACACACttaaaaagattttcaatttattaatttaagtaaCACTATTACATCTCCTTTATGGATAAATCACGTGCTGCAGAGAGCCCAAAAGCTTGATGACATTCTCTTAAGTGACACAAATGTATCTATCCGAAGAAGCATACCTGTTCTTGTCCTAATCTTGATCCTAAATAAAAACCCAATTTCAAAATCAGTTAAGAATCATTTTGATCTAGAAAAATCTTCCAATTTTTGCAAACGTGAAAACCTCGTCCCTGAGAGCCAGGATCCTATTTCCCCTTTGCTATCCCTCTAACAACTGGTCTACCCCAAAACCCCATCTGTTGCAAGGTGGCAATGCCccaaaaaaagaggaacaaaaagaacTCAGCCCCCAGACCACCGTCATTCCTGTGGGTTTACTTTGTTCGGGACTTGTGACTCCATCTTTTGGGGTCGGCGTGGGTCATCAAAATGAAGAAATGCTTTAGCAAAGCAACCATTATTTGTCCACAAAAACAGTGAAAAACAGtgatataaaattaacaaaccaAATATAAATCTAACACCGTTCTGCAATTCTGGAACTTGTTTTCATATCTGCGCAGTGTTCTTGGTCAACCACCCACCAGTATTTTTTGCATCTACATGACGTACTTTTATCGAGTTATTAAAAATGCTGTTTTGCCCGTAAGTCCCACAGAATCGTGATGATTAGGAAATCAATGCACTCAATTATCACTCTGTGCAGTACACTTGCCAGTCAGCAAGTGcagagaggaattaaaaaaacagaatagaagtCTCTCACTTCTGAACTGGACACAGGAGTtctcaaattaaaatcataaaaaaaggggggggaggggagggcttaCTGGCAACATTCCTACTAGACACCAGAAAGGACAGTGAGACTGTTTGGTCAGAACCAAGGAACACCATTTCCTTGCAAAGTTTTCAAAACACCTAACCAAGCACTGCCTTACGTCCAGTGAGTACAATGCTCCATAAGTTTCCACATCAATACAATGACTGGCGTTCACGTGTTACCAACAGTGCAGTCTCAGTCTCCGGGGCTCAGGCAAAGCGGTCCTGTCCCAGCACCTCTAGCTACAGGCGATGGTTTCCAACTGCTGCTCCGCTTCGGCGGCCATGGCAGCCGCCTGCAACTGTTCTGTCTCGCTCTGGATGGCACTGGGGGTGACCTGCTTCCTCTCACTGTGCATATTGTTCTCGTGCCTTTTCAGATCGGACGCCTTGGCAAACGCCTTGGTGCAAGAGCCACAGACAAAAGGCTTTTCCCCTCTGTGTCTTCGTTCATGATCTTTGAGGTGGGACTTGTGTTTGAAGGCTTTGTCACACATGTGGCACGCAAACGGTCTCTCGTTACTGTGCACTCTCTCGTGCTTTTTCAAGTCCGGGGCGCGgataaaggatttcccacacaCCTCACAGCTGTAGGGCTTATAGCCTGTGTGGATTTTTAGGTGTTCTTTCAGGTGGGCCTGTGTGGTAAAACCTTTTGTACACATTTCACAAACGAACGGCCTATCGGCCGTGTGCAGTTTCTCGTGCTTCCTCAGCCTGCCTTCGTCGGAGAATGTCTTCCCGCATGCCTGGCAGGCGATCTGCTCCCGATGGTGGCCATAAAGTAAGTACTCGAACTTCATGTCACTGGCCGCTGTCGTCCAGCCTGGTGTCTGTTCGTCCTTCACTTCACTCATTCCATCATTAAATGTTAAGGCTTGAGGGGTCTGGGACCCCAAATCTTTCGACTCTGGGGTCTCCATGGATTCTACTTCCTGGCCGTAGCAGTTGACCTTCCGAACTTCCTCACTCCCCAGCTCTTTCAGGATCGCCTCCTGAACCCTGAGCGTCGTCGTAGGCGACTTGCCGTCCTCCTGACTCGGGGGGGTGCCTTCTACCGTGTCATCAGAGGGACTGTCATCCTGGTCTCCAATTTCTTCCACATCATCATCCTGAGTGTCAGCAGCATCTCCAATGGGCCGATTTATTTTGAGGCAATACTTACTTTTAGATTGGCCGTTATTTTCGTCGGGACTAGATACATCACGCTTCTGAGAACAGAGTTTATCTAAAAATCGGATCCCGAGGATCTGACCCGATGACATCATTAAGTTAACATcttcttttttcacagaaatcttTGCTGTGTACATGTAGTTCAGGACCTCTTCAAATATATCAGAACGAAGAAAATCTATTTCTATTACTGAAGAGCTATCAACCTCAAGCTTCTTGAAAAGCTTTTTAAAGTAGGTGCTGCAGGCAGCAAGAACACACCTGTGTGCTCTGAATTTCACATCTTCAACCACAATGGCAATATCACAGAATTCTCCTTCCAGGCGTTGTTCATTTAGTGTTTTCAGAAACAGAGTTTTATGATCATCGTCATTATATTTAATGGTTTCAGACATACTGATGAAAAACTCCtacaaaaaaattttcaaaaagagaGTTTGGTAATTATGAACCAGTACTTTTCCATACACAAAACACAGGCAGACTTTCATTTCCTGATCAATTTTCAGTACCTAACAATTTCAGAAAATCAATGTTAGAAGTGGCTCCAGAAGAGGAGTTGATCCCAGCTTAGGGACTTCCATCTCATTATTTCTATTATCTCCAGTTTATAAAGTATTTGCTTAGTAATAGGAACAGCAACTTTTACTGGGCACAAAATAcataccaggcactgttccatgtgcactgcaTGTCTTCACAAATGTATTGATCAAATAAACTTAGACGTAGGCATTCCTAgccccctttttaaaatgagtttagcAACCTGCCCAATATTCTAGTCATTTACTGGAGAGCTGGGACTGAAATCCGGGCAACCTAACACTATAACCTGTGCTTCCTGACAAATAGAGGTAATAACGACAAATAACTTCAAGGCTTAAGAAAGAGGTCCAAGGCAAGGAGGCTCTATTCCTGTTGTGTCTACTCTAATTCCAGGTACAGAAGAGGAGTTTTGGTGAAATAACTAATAATAGTGCTCAATATTCTACTTCCTTGACAGGAGAGACAAATCACCGTTGCAGAACCAAAAAGGGAGATCACTGCCAAAACATTCCACTTAGCGTTGTCTTCTGCTTTTTTCCTCACCAGCTCTGGGCCACTTGAATGAGGGCTTAATATGACCCTCAGATGGCATTTGGCAAAACAGTGACAAGCACCTTCATTCCATCTGGATGCCAATCTATCTGCCATCCAGATGAAAGTGTCATCAAGACTGGATGTACATGACAAGTGCTCTGAGTACTTCATAAGCAAAAGACATTCTGAACCGGCACGAAAGACCTCTGGGACAAAAGAACCTGTTAAAGAATTACctttttaagataatttgttctgtgtatttctttttgaaacattgttttccttttatttcacaaGGCAATCCcctcaaagaaacagaatactaATGcataatttatacacacacacacacacacacacacatttccaagATTTAATACCCAAAGTTATAGTTACCATGAACAACTCAGGCTATTATCTTAATGCTTTAAACACCAAATTCTTCAGATCAGAATAACTCTGATCTGGGGCACGCCAGTCCtacaaaagaaaaggacaaacaaGAATAAGGTAGAATCTTCCTCTATCCCAAATTCTAAACAAGAATGTTTTCaagaattgattttaaaaaataaaactttcctttCTTGTCCTGCCACTTGCACATGTACCCATTTTCAGGTTGGGAACAGAGAGGAGGGTGACTGGCAGCATCAGGTCCAGCTCTGAACAGATATGAATGAGAACAGATAAAGGCTGTGGCACTTGGAGCATGCAGGGGACTGTACACTGGGATTGAAGAAACGTAGTTGGAGAACCACTAAGGAAGTTCTCATAAACAGAGGCCATGCCCATATTTGCACAAATATTGATAGCtacatagatacagaaaaagccaGTAAGTCTCCCCTAACCCCACCATATCCTGCTGGGTATGTAGCCCTCCATATTTATCTTTAGGCTCATAtacaatgtacatttttaaatgaagttataGAAGTGTACATCCCTAACAGTTAACACTGGAGAAGGAACAGTagctgctttcttctttctgtgcttCTCTGTGCATAATACATATCACGTAGGCTACACTAGTCTTTATGGTTTTATTTGAGAAATCCAGGTATGTTCACCTCGTTCTCCACAGGGAGGCTCAAAGAATTCTCCCTTTGGGGGAGTTTCAACTCTTACCAGAGGGACTACATCCTGCAGCCCAatatcctgaaaaaaaaacacctttcctCCACCGAACAGTGACCACACAAACTTTGTGGTGTGGTGGGACCAAGAGAACAAGCTGCAATATTCTTACACAAAAATTGTGGTGCAAGACCTGAACTTCGAGACCAACACTCTGAAAACCCTCAAAAGTTCCCTCTACAGAAAAACACACCAATAAGATGCCTGCTCTAACAGGGAATTTGCACAGTGAGAGCTGGGCAACATTACTTCTAaggactctgcctgtcccctAGATGCGCCTCAACCTGCAATCATCTCCAAAGGAAGGCAGCCACGCAAAACCTAATTACTTCCCCTCTTCCCACTATTGTAATTCTGCCTAGGGCTTGCGGGATAAAAGTGCATGGGTCTAGGGAGAGGAGTGGCCCTGCAGTACCCATGACACATACCACTGTGGGTGGTTTTTctttgcgggggtgggggagaccagTGTGATATTTGGCCCCCACTCTCAAGATCGCCGAGGACCATTTCCTTCTACTGAGATGTTCCAGTTACTAAGTTCAGGTGAGTTAAACTGGAAGCCAGCCCTTGCGAGTATCTGTGTCCAAGTATCTGTGTCCGCGGAGGGAAAGATGTAGCCCTAACTACACCTCCATAACAAAGCTGCCCCTTGATTGCGGTTCTCCAAACCGCTGGCGCGCTCGGCCTCCGTTACGGAGCAGGGAGCGGGGGCTCCAGCAAAGTCAAACTTACATAAGCAGCGGCAGCCGCCTTCCCTACCCCGGGGAAGCCGCGACAATGGCGGCCGCACGACTTCCCGGTTGAAAGCTCGCAACTTCGGGACGGGGAGGAAGCAGGGAACGAAACGCAAGACCGAAGAGGATTTGAGAGCCTCTCGGGCCTCGCTCTCGTTTCTTTtagcccgggggtgggggtgggggggcggataAGGACGTCTGCATCCTTTCCTAAACAAAAGCTCCCAACCTCGGAGCCCGGAGGTGCAAGGGCCACTTTCCCTTTCATAACCGGAGTCCAGCGCA from Neovison vison isolate M4711 chromosome 3, ASM_NN_V1, whole genome shotgun sequence encodes the following:
- the ZBTB14 gene encoding zinc finger and BTB domain-containing protein 14 → MEFFISMSETIKYNDDDHKTLFLKTLNEQRLEGEFCDIAIVVEDVKFRAHRCVLAACSTYFKKLFKKLEVDSSSVIEIDFLRSDIFEEVLNYMYTAKISVKKEDVNLMMSSGQILGIRFLDKLCSQKRDVSSPDENNGQSKSKYCLKINRPIGDAADTQDDDVEEIGDQDDSPSDDTVEGTPPSQEDGKSPTTTLRVQEAILKELGSEEVRKVNCYGQEVESMETPESKDLGSQTPQALTFNDGMSEVKDEQTPGWTTAASDMKFEYLLYGHHREQIACQACGKTFSDEGRLRKHEKLHTADRPFVCEMCTKGFTTQAHLKEHLKIHTGYKPYSCEVCGKSFIRAPDLKKHERVHSNERPFACHMCDKAFKHKSHLKDHERRHRGEKPFVCGSCTKAFAKASDLKRHENNMHSERKQVTPSAIQSETEQLQAAAMAAEAEQQLETIACS